The genomic DNA CGCTCCCCTCGCGGCCACGGCCACCAAACGGCACACCCACCACCACCTGGTCCTGCCGGGCGACGCGATGAAAGAGCGCGGCGAACGCGCCGAGGACAACCATGAAATAGGTGCTGCGAATCTCCTGCGAGAAGCCCTTCAGGCGGGTGAAGAACGCGGCATCCAGCGTGAGCGTCACCCGATCGCCGTCATATGTCTTGGCCGGCGGTCGACAGCGGTCCGTGGGGAGTTCCAGCGCGGGAAGTCCCGCGCCTATCACTCGGAGCCAATATGCCTCCTCGCGGGCATATTCAGCCTCCTGATGCTGGGCGAGCCTCCAGCGGACGTGCTCGGGGAAGCTCGGGGCCGGAGGCAGCTCGGCGGCCTTGCGCGCATCCGCGTAGAGCGCGGCGAGCTCCGTCAGGAGGATGCCGACCGAGACTCCGTCGCAGATGAGGTGATGGCTGGTGAGGATGAGCACATGCTCGGTCTCGGTATGCTTGACCACCGCCAGCCGGACGAGCGCCTCGGTGAGCTCGAAGGGCCGCTCGGCCTCGTCGGCCAGGAGTCCCTCCAATTGCCGTGCTCGCGGCTCCGGGTCCAGGGCCGACAAGTCGATCACCGGCACTTCGCTCAAACCCTTGACGAGCACGGACTGGCTCTCGCCATCGGCGGCGAACACGGTGCGCAGCGCCTCGTGGCGGGCGATGACGGCCGTGTAGGCACGTTGCATCGCCGCGATATCGAACGGACCGGTCAGGCGCAGCACGATGGTCTGCGCATAGGCCATCTGACCATCGGCGCCCATGCGCGCGAGGAACCAGAGCATGCGCTGGTCCCCGGTGAGGGGCAGGCGAAGCGCGACCCGTTCACTGTCATCGTCGTCCGCGCTGCTCGCGAGGGCGGGCGTCGCCTTGGTCGAGGTCGCGCGCGGGCGGGCCGCGGAGTTGCCGACGCTGGGCATGACGATGGGCGCCGTCGACGTGTACGTGAGGGCGGTCCCCTGCGTCTTCTTGGCGGACTTGCGATAGCGCTCCTTGAGCTCCACGAGAGAGCGCAGGTGGTGGCGCACGTAGTCGTGCTCGACACCGAAGTCGATGAAGCAGGCGAGTTCGTCGACACCCGCGGCGACGAGCTGATCGACCACCGCGGCCGTGCTCTCCACGGTGCCGATGAGGGCGCTGCCCCCGACATAGCGGTTGTAGGCCGCGTTCAGCAGGAACGCGCGATCCTCGGGAGTCAGGGTGTCGAAGTCGGCGGTGAGACCCTGGTCCCGGACCATCTGCTGGAACAGGCCCAGGGACGAGGCGAGGTAGCGGCCAAACGGCCCGCGGGCCTTCTCGCGCACCTCGTTCAGGTCCGTGCCCACCAGCGTATGCAGCAGCACGGTGACGTGGCCCCGGTCGGGGTCGAGGCCGGCCTCCTGGCGGGCCTGGCGGTAGACCCGGATGTTGTCCGCGATGTCGGAGATCTTCTGGCCAATCAGGTTGGTGAGGACACCCAGGCCGAGGCGGCCGGCCAGGGCCCACGTCTCGCGGTTGCCGAGCGTGGTGAGCCACACGGGCAGCGAGGCGCGGGTGGGACGGGGGAAGATGCGGACATCGACGTCCTGCCCATTGGGTCCGGAAAACGGCACCGTGTTGGCGCGCCAGAGGTGTTGGAGCGCACCGAGGCGCTCGATCATCACCTCGCGCTTGCGCTCCCAGCTTTCCGGATCGAGGACGAAGTCATTGGCGTGCCAGCCCGAGGCCAGGGCGAGGCCCACGCGGCCATGGCTGAGGTTGTCGAGAACCGCCCACTCCTCGGCGACGCGGATCGGATGCTGGAGGGGGATGAGCACACTCGCGCGGAGATCCACCCGTTGCGTCTCTTGCGCGAGCGCCGCCGTGACCACGGAGGGATTGGGCGAGAAGCCACCGAACGAGTGGAAATGCCGCTCGGGCAGCCATACCGCCTGGAAGCCATTCTCATCGGCGAACCGGGCCCCATCGAGGAGGAGGCTGTACTTGTCCGCCTGGGCGTCCTCGGCGAGGTCGCCGAAATAATAGAGGGAGAAGTCGATGGTGGACTCGCCGGAGCGGCGAGCGATGAAGCTGTCGTCGACGATGGGCGGAGGCATCGCGCGCGTCGGGGGCTTCGACCGCGCCGGTTCGGGCGCCCGTGCTCCCGGGCTGTCCGCGTCCTGGCGCATGGCACGGCCGAGGAGCGAGCTACGGCCCGCATCGACTCCGCGGTGGCCGCTCGTCATGGGCGCCGAGGCCTTGGACTCGGCCACGGCTCGCGGTGCCGAGGTCACGGGGCTGGCCGCCGCGGGCTTCGCGCCAGGGGAGGGACGCCCCGTCGCGCCGGAGCCCGGACCCCCCGACGCTCCACCTCCGGGGCCTTCCCGGCCGGGCCAGAACCCGCCGGCCTTCATCTCGGCCACGCTCTCATGCACGGCCCGGATGATGACATCCATGTCGGTGTCATCATGAGCCGTCGAGATGAAGCAGGTACGTCCCTCCCACACGTACACGCCCTTCTCGATGAGGTGGTAGAAGAACAGGTCAATCTCGATCGGCTGGTAGACGAAGCTCAGGTTGCCCGATTGAGCGAAGCGGAAGAATGAACCGAAGTTGACCGCCATGAGCGGCACCTGGTTGTTCGTGAAGACCTCGTTCAGGATCTCCATCAACCGGTCGGCGCGCTGGTTGAGGTCGCGTTGCAGCTCGCCGCCCCTGTTCAGCATCTCCGTCAACGTGGCGTGGCAGGCCGTCATGGCCAACGGGTGTTTGCTGAACGTGCCCGCGGTGTACGTGGTGTTCTCGTTGGGGGTGCTGTCATCCCCGTAGTTCCACATCCCCCCGTCGACCCGGTCCATGATGTCGCGTCGGCCCGCGATGACGCCGAGTGGCAGACCACCTCCGATGATCTTTCCGTAGGTCACCATGTCGGCCTGCACGCCGAACCACTCCTGCGAGCCGCCGAGGGCGATGCGGAAGCCGACCAGGATCTCGTCGAACACGAGGATGCTGCCGGTCTCGCGGGTGACCTCGCGCAGCGCCTGCAAGAACTCGGTCGGATGCAGGTCGGGACGGCGGTTCTGTACCGGCTCGACAATGACCGCGGCGAGCTCATGGCCGTGGGCGCGGATGGTGTCGATCGACCGCATGTTCGCGTAGGGCAGCACGATGATGTCATCGATCATCCGCTGGGGGGTGCCGATCGCCATCGGACGCGCCGTGACGCCTCCGCCCTCGACGTCGGGGGTCACCATCGTCCCGTCGAAGTGGCCGTGATAGGAGTTCTGGAAGAGCACCACCTTGGACCGGCCCGTGGCGGCTCGCGCGATGCGCATCGCGGTCATCACCGCTTCGGTGCCAGAGTTCAGGAACAGCACCCGGTCCATGCCCGTCGCGGTCGAGATCAAGCGGGCGCACTCCCCCGCGAGCTCGCTCGCGGGGCCGATCTGGTAGCCCTTGTCGATTTGCCCGGCGAGGGCCTCGCGCACGAAATCAGGGTTGTGGCCGAACAAGGTGGCGCCAAAACCCATGGCGATGTCCACGTACTCGTTACCGTCCAGGTCCCAGATCCTCGAGCCCTTGGAGGCCGTGGCGACGATGGGGTACGTGAGCTCCTTGGTCTGCAGCCGGAATCCCGACGAGGACCTTCGGGTATTGACCAGCTTGTCGCGAGTCTCGGCCGCCATCTCCTTCGAGCGTCCGGTCTTCTGCGTGTAGCGCGCGGTGAAGCGCGCCAGGTACTCCTCCTGCTGGGGCGTGAGGCGGTTCGCCGGCCCGCGCGGAGCCGCTGCCGGACTGGCCGCGGGCTTCGTCCCGCCAAAGCGAGGCGGCTGATAAGAGGTGGTCGCGGCCGGCGCGGGCACACGCGCCGGTGCGGGGGCGGGTGCCGGTGCCGGTGCGAACGTCGCGGTGGGCCTTGGCGTTTCGGGCACGGGGGCGCGCCGGGGCGCGCTGGGCGTTGGTGGTGCCACCACCGGGGCCACGGGGGCCGGAGCGCGGGCCGTGTTCCCCGCGGGGCTGGCCGTATCGCCGTGTTTGGCGGCGACACTGGACGCCACGGGCGAGGCCTCGACCAGGTGGGCCGCGATCTGGTTCACCGTGAGATAGACTTCAAACAAGTCACGGACGGACATCCGGACCTGCCAGATTTCGGCCAGCTTCTTGATCGCCGACACCATGACGAACGAGTCGGCGCCCAGCTCAAGGAGCGGCGTATCCTGATCGAGGCGATCGGCATCCGTGGACAGCTGCTCGGCGAACAGCGCGCGGACAGCTCGGGCGGTTGCGGCAACGGCTGTGTTGCCGCCAGGTGAAGCTTGATGGGTCGGAGCGTCGACTTGCATGGCTTCTTTCTTGCTCTCTACGGTTGTCTTACTGGCCCAGAAGCGAGTGCGTCTGAACGGGTAGGTGGGCAGGCTTACCCAACTCGGCGTCTTTCCAGGAAACAGGCCCTTCCAATCGAGCTCGACGCCGAGAGCGTGAAGGCTGGCGGCGGCGGAGGAGAAGGCGCGCTCGGGGTCGGAGGAATCCAGGGAGGAGAGGGCGGAGACGCCGGAGCGGGAGGAGCGGATGAGGCCGGACAAAACGGGGCGGGGGCCAATCTCCAGGAAGTGGGTGACTTTCTTGGAGACGAGGGCGTCGACGCCCTCGCGGAAGCGCACGGTGTGGCGCAGGTGCTGGGCCCAGTAGTCGGGGCCGAGCAGGCCCTCGGAGGCGAGGGAGCCGGTGAGGTTGGAGGCGAGGGGAAGGGAGGGAGGGAGGTGAGGGAGGAGGGAGGCGGCGGAGGAGAGGGCGGCCATGGCGGGTTGCATGGCGGCGGAGTGGAAGGCGTGGGAGACGTGGAGGCGGCGGGTGTTGTGGCCGGAGGACTCGAGGGAGAGGGAGAGCCTGTCGATGTCGGAGGAGGGGCCGGAGAGGACGCAGGACTGGGAGGAGTTGTCGGCGGCCAGCTCGAGGGAGGGGAAGGAGGAGAGGAGGGGAGAGAGGTCCGAGGCGCAGGAGAGGACGGAGAGCATGGAGCCGCCGGGAGGGAGGGCGGCCATGGCGCGGGAGCGGGCGAGGACGAGGGAGTAGGAGTCGTGGAGGGAGAGGACGCCGGCGAAGTGGGCGGCGACGTACTCGCCGATGGAGTGGCCGATGAGGGCGGAGGGGGTGACGCCGAGGCTGCGCCAGAGGGAGCAGAGGGCGTACTCGAAGGCGAAGAGGGCGGGCTGGGCGAGGCCGGTGTCGGAGAGGGCGGCGTCGGAGGAGGAGAAGACGAGGGAGGAGAGGGACTGGCCGCCGGAGGCGTCGAGGTGAAGGGCGGCCACCTCGTCGAAGGCGGAGCGGAAGGAGGAGAAGCGCTTGTAGAGGGAGGCGCCCATGCCGGCGTACTGGGCGCCCTGGCCGCTGAAGGCGAAGCCCAACTGGACGCGGCCATTCTGCGGGGCCGTCCCACGCACCACGGTGGCCGAGACGCGGCCGGCGGCGAGGGCTTCCAGGCCGCGGGCCAGCTCCTCGTGGGTGCGGCCCACCACGGCGCCGCGCTCGCGGAAGGGGGAGCGGCCGGTGGCGGCGCTGAAGGCCCAGTCGCGGGGAGGGTGAGGACTTGTCGCCAGCGCCGTGGAATACCGCCGTGCCAACTCCCGCAGCGCCGTCTCGTCCTTGGCGGACAGCGGAATGCACACGGCGGGCATCTCGTCTCCCGCGATGGCCTCGTTCTTCCCCGCCGGTGCGGGTGCCTCCTCGAGGATGCAGTGGGCGTTGCTGCCGCTGATACCGAAAGAGCTCACCGCGGCACGCCGTGGCCGTCCCGTGCTCGGCCAGGACGCGAGACGCGCCGCGACTTGTACGGGAATGTTGTCCCAGTCGATTTCCCGGTTCGGCGTGGCGAAGTTGAGCTGAGGGGCTATCTCGCCATGCTCCACGGCCAGTGCCGCCTTGATGAAGGCGAGGAGGCCCGCGGCTGCCTCCAGGTGGCCAAAATTGGTCTTCACCGAGCCGACGAACAGCGGGGTGGTGCGGCCGGCATAGGCGGCGGCGATGGCCTCGACCTCGATCGGATCACCCAGGCGCGTGCCGGTGCCGTGTGCCTCCAGGTAATCGATATCGTCCGGGCCGAGCAGCGCTGCCTTCAGGGTGTGGGAGAGGAGATGGCGCTGGGCCTTGCCGTTGGGGGCCGTGAGGCCATTGCCGCCACCGTTGTGATTGCTCGCCGAGGCGCGCAGCACGGCGCGGATGCGGCCATGCTCGGCCGTGGCATCCGGCAGCCGGCGGAGCACGACCGCGGTGACGCCTTCCCCTTGGACGAAGCCATCGGCGGAGTCATCGAAGGCTCGGCATACACCGGTGGGCGACAACGCGCTGATGCGGCTGCGGAGGATGGGGTTGAGGGGGGAGAGGATGAGATTGACGCCCGCCACGATGGCGGCATCACACTCTCCCGTCCTCAGACTCTGCGCGGCCAGATGGAGCGCCACCAGGGAGGACGAACAGGATGTATCCACTTGTAGCGCCGGACCATTGAAGCCCAGGAGATAGGAAATCCTACCGGCGCTGACGCTGCGGCTGGTCCCCAGGCTCGTGTAGGCGGTCAGCAACTCGAGCCGCCTGTCGTCCACGGTGAGTTGGTGGTAGTCGTCCGTGCTCATCCCGATGAAAACACCGGTCTTGAGCTGCCTCAGCCGTTCAATGGGAAGGCCCGCATCCTCGATTGCCTCCCAGACGACCTCCAGCAGCAGCCGATGCTGCGGGTCCATGTCGGCCGCCTCACGGGCCGAAATGCTGAAGAAGGCAGGGTCGAACTCGTCGATGCTGTTGAGGTATCCGCCGTGCTTCGTATACGTCTTGGCCGGCATTTCAGGACGGGGATCATAATAGGCATCCACGTCCCAGCGGGTTCGAGGCGTCTCGCGAATCCCACTGTGACCCGTGCGCAGCGCCTCCCAAAGCCGAGCGGGTGTATCAATATCGGCTGGCAGCCGACAGCCAATCCCCGCTACCGCGATTCCATGGGGAATGGGGAGCTGCTGAGCCCGCTCTCGCCCGCTGCGTAACCCACCGAGAAGGGCACGCAAAACCTCCGGCGAGATCTTCCGCTCCCGCACCAAGGCCTTGAGCGTGTGTTCGAAGGAGTGGCCGTTTGGACTCACCAATTCTCCCTAGCTCTTCCATTCTTTCATAGTTTGCGGATGCGTCGCCTTTTGAACATGAGCTGAGAGGCGTGTCAATAACTCATGTCTCGGCTCCTGCTGAATACCCACGCATTCTTGGTGGATCGTGTCAGTCTGGTGATTCCGTGCTCTGTGCTTATTTCCTGCCATGGTGAAACGGAATGGTGCCGCCATTCAAAAGACAGCCTGGGCGGGAGGGTCACGCCGCGCCGCGCAGTCATCCTTAGCCAGTATTGCGGACGTCACTCCGTTTTATTGGAGGAATGTGCCGCTTTCGTCGCCTGCTTGTTCGTTGGGAAGTTAGGTTAACGTGGCGCAATGATGATCAGCTTCCGGACGTTCGTTCCCCTGGCCTTGCTCCTCATCGCCTGCCGCGGTTCGAGCAAATCTCCCGAGCCCGAGCCCGCCGAATACAAGCCCTCTGACTACGAGCCTGGCTACACCCCCGGTACCGTCGAGGAGTGCGCCAGTCTGCGCGCCGCGCTGTTCGAGGACTCCGCCACCATCATCGCGTCGCAACCCCCTGCCACCTTCGCGGACCCACGCCTGCCGCTCGAGGCCGGGCTCAACAACCGCCTCAGGGTCTTCCTGGATCGCCAATGTTACAAGCTGCCGGGTTGGAGCGGCGAGGATGGTATCCACCTCACGGGCACGCCCACCCAGGGCGCCACGCACGGCTGGGTGCGTGTCTGGTACTCACCCGAGGTGAGCGCCTGGCTCCAGCGCGGCCGCCCCGAGGGCGAGGTCCCCGCGCAGGCGATCATCATCAAGGAGACCTTCAGGCCGATCGGCGAGGCCAAGGAGGAAGGCGGCGTCTTCAAGCTGGTGGCCTGGCAGCCGATGATTCGCCGTCCCCTGGATTCGCGCGACGGCTGGTTCTGGAGCGATATCGCCCAGGACGAGGTGCGCCACGGGGTGGTCTCGTGCAGCAGGCCCCCGCTGGCGTGGAACTCGGCGGACACGCTGCGCCTCGACAATTGCCGCCCGTTCAACGGCTTCGGCTACCAGGTATGCCTGCGTTGCCACGCCTCTCAGCGCGACTTCACGTTCGCGCAGACCACGCACCTGCCCGCGAGCACCGGCGGCGGGCGCGCGCTCACCCAAACCATCTATGACTATCGCCGCGTCTGGCGCGACGCCGACGCCCAGAACCCCGACAACCACTACGACGATTACAAGAACGCGCCCGCCAGCACGTACATCGCACCGCACCCCGACCGCGACGCGATCCACCCCGCGCTCGGCAGTGCCAATCCGGACTTCGTCGCGCAGTACGGCCTGCCCGCCGACGAGAGCGCGCCCTTCGAGGACATCCCGCGCTTCTTCGACCATGTCTACCCCAAGGCCGGTCATGGCAAGCCCGACACCTTCCTCACCTCGGACCAGTGCTGGGGTTGCCACTCGGGAGTCGCCCACGTCGCGCAGGGTCTCGACGGTGCCGGCTCGATGCTCGCGCGCGATGGCGAGTTGGCCCCCGGCAAGCCGCGCTACGCGGACGTCTCGCCCTATGGTGAGTGGTCGGTCTCGATGATGGGCCTGGCTGGGCGCGATCCGATCTTCCGCGCCCAGCGCGAGTGGGAGGCCGATCACCGTAGCGCCTGCGCCGATGAAACCACCGACCTCTGTTACAGCTGCCACGGCGCCGCCGGTCAACGGCAACTCCACATGGACGCGCCGTCACGCAAGTTCGATCATGCCATGATCTCCGCGCTCTCCGACTCTCCCGACGCGAAGTACGGCGAGCTCGCGCGCGATGGAATCACCTGCTCGGTCTGCCACCAGATGAGCGGCGAGAATCTGGGGACGCCCGCCAGCTATACCGGCAACTGGATTCCGACGGCGGCCGACGACGTGATCGGGCCGTTCTCCACCGACGTGCGTGCCGATCCGATGAAGCGCGCGCTCGGCAAGACGCCCTCGGGCGAGGGCGGCCGAGACCAGGTCGTGAAGAGCTCCGCGCTCTGTGGCTCCTGCCATGTGGTGCGGCTGCCCGTGCGCAAGGTCGGCTCGTGCATCAACGAGCGCTTCGTCTACGAGCAGGCGACCTTCCTCGAGTGGCGCAACAGCAGCTACCGGAAGAACGACGCGTTCATCTCGGATGAAGGGCACGACGGCGCGACGCCCCAGAGTTGCCAGGACTGCCACATGCCGCGGAGCTTCGCCGGCAGCCCGCTCAAGAAGAAGATCGCGAGCATCGAGGATGCCGACTACCCGACGGCGAGCATCGAGGGCGTCCCCGACGTGCACGCCAACGTGGACCTCGTCGAGCGCGAGCCCTTCTCGCGGCACCAGCTCAATGGCATCAACCTGTTCGGGCTCAGCATGTTCGCGCAGGCCCCGCGCGTGTTCGGCCTCGCCGACTATGACTACATTTCCAACCAGCACGGCGAGCCGACTCGCCTGCAGATGATGACCGCGCTCCTCGGCGGACGTGCCCTCGCCGACGCCTCGGCCGCCGTCGAACTCGGCGAGCCGACGGTGATCGGCGACCATCTCGAGTTCACCGTGAAGGTCACCAACAAGGCCGGCCACAAGCTGCCCTCGGGTGTCGCCTTCCGCCGCGCCTTCCTCGAGGTCTCCGTCGAGGATGCCGCCGGCAAGACGCTGTGGGCCTCGGGCCGCACCAATGGCGCGGGTGCCATCGTCGGCGGCGATGGCCAGGTGCTCGCGAGCGAGATGGACCTCCTCACGCCCGAGCCCCACCACCAGGTCATCACCCGTGAGAACGAGGTGCAGATCTACGAGGAGCGCATCGCCGATTCCGACGGCAAGCTGACCACGAGCTTCCTCGGCCTCTACCAGCCGGTCAAAGACAACCGCCTGCTGCCCACCGGCTGGAAGTCCAACTTCGCGCCCCTCCTGGAGGGCGGCAAGCTGCCCGATGGCCTCGCGCCGCACGGCGTCGACGGCGATTCCGAGTACCCCGACGATGGTTCCGCCGCGTGCGGTTGTGACGTCGTGACCTACAAGGTGCCGCTCTCCGTCATCACCAGCCACGCGCGGCTGCGCGCACGGCTCCACTACCAGGCCATCCCTCCGTATTACCTGCGCGACCGCTTCAGCGTTCCCCTGCCTGATGCCCAGCGCCTCTACCAGATCACCAGCCACCTCGACACCACGAGCCCGTCCAGCTTCATCCCCGGTTGGAATTTGCCGCTCACAGAGGCCGTGCGCGCGTCGCGTTAGGGCGGGCAAGACACCCCGGAGCGGCCCTCTTCCGCTCCGGGGCGCGGCCGCGACCCTGGGGCCCGCAGCCTGGCGTCGACATATCAAGTTTGAGCGCTTAATAATGCGCGGATGAGCTTGACCCATGAAGACAAGGCCCGAATCCACGGCATGCGGAGCGAACAGTTCCAGCTTTACCTCGAGCGGCTCGAGGCGGAGCGGACCAGCCTGTTGCCCCAGATGAGTGAGAACAACCGTCCCTTCCTGGAGAAGGGCTTCGAGGCTCGGCGCAAGACATTCCTCCAGGGCCTGGAGGCCTTGAAGAACTCCAGCCTGCGCAACTTCCAGCCGGATGAGCCCATCGATGTGGGCGCATTGGTCCAGGTGCGTTTCATCGACGCGGGAAAGGATGACGTGGAGTGGCGGTGGGTCACGGCCCCCACGGAAACGGACAAGCCTTTCTCCTACGAGGGCACCGAGATTGTCTTCAACCGGGGCGGGCTGGGCTCGGGGGCCATGCTCATCGGACGCAAGGCGGGCACCCCCATGGTGGTGCCGGGCGACAGCTGCTCCGACGCCGATGTCAAGATCGAGATTCTCGCGGTCCTCTGAAGGACCGGCACTCGGCGCTACCCATCTCCGCCATTTGCACGTAGAGGAAGCGCCCCATGCCTGACTGCGGACTTGACTTCGGAACCAGCAACACGGCCC from Melittangium boletus DSM 14713 includes the following:
- a CDS encoding non-ribosomal peptide synthetase/type I polyketide synthase; amino-acid sequence: MSPNGHSFEHTLKALVRERKISPEVLRALLGGLRSGRERAQQLPIPHGIAVAGIGCRLPADIDTPARLWEALRTGHSGIRETPRTRWDVDAYYDPRPEMPAKTYTKHGGYLNSIDEFDPAFFSISAREAADMDPQHRLLLEVVWEAIEDAGLPIERLRQLKTGVFIGMSTDDYHQLTVDDRRLELLTAYTSLGTSRSVSAGRISYLLGFNGPALQVDTSCSSSLVALHLAAQSLRTGECDAAIVAGVNLILSPLNPILRSRISALSPTGVCRAFDDSADGFVQGEGVTAVVLRRLPDATAEHGRIRAVLRASASNHNGGGNGLTAPNGKAQRHLLSHTLKAALLGPDDIDYLEAHGTGTRLGDPIEVEAIAAAYAGRTTPLFVGSVKTNFGHLEAAAGLLAFIKAALAVEHGEIAPQLNFATPNREIDWDNIPVQVAARLASWPSTGRPRRAAVSSFGISGSNAHCILEEAPAPAGKNEAIAGDEMPAVCIPLSAKDETALRELARRYSTALATSPHPPRDWAFSAATGRSPFRERGAVVGRTHEELARGLEALAAGRVSATVVRGTAPQNGRVQLGFAFSGQGAQYAGMGASLYKRFSSFRSAFDEVAALHLDASGGQSLSSLVFSSSDAALSDTGLAQPALFAFEYALCSLWRSLGVTPSALIGHSIGEYVAAHFAGVLSLHDSYSLVLARSRAMAALPPGGSMLSVLSCASDLSPLLSSFPSLELAADNSSQSCVLSGPSSDIDRLSLSLESSGHNTRRLHVSHAFHSAAMQPAMAALSSAASLLPHLPPSLPLASNLTGSLASEGLLGPDYWAQHLRHTVRFREGVDALVSKKVTHFLEIGPRPVLSGLIRSSRSGVSALSSLDSSDPERAFSSAAASLHALGVELDWKGLFPGKTPSWVSLPTYPFRRTRFWASKTTVESKKEAMQVDAPTHQASPGGNTAVAATARAVRALFAEQLSTDADRLDQDTPLLELGADSFVMVSAIKKLAEIWQVRMSVRDLFEVYLTVNQIAAHLVEASPVASSVAAKHGDTASPAGNTARAPAPVAPVVAPPTPSAPRRAPVPETPRPTATFAPAPAPAPAPARVPAPAATTSYQPPRFGGTKPAASPAAAPRGPANRLTPQQEEYLARFTARYTQKTGRSKEMAAETRDKLVNTRRSSSGFRLQTKELTYPIVATASKGSRIWDLDGNEYVDIAMGFGATLFGHNPDFVREALAGQIDKGYQIGPASELAGECARLISTATGMDRVLFLNSGTEAVMTAMRIARAATGRSKVVLFQNSYHGHFDGTMVTPDVEGGGVTARPMAIGTPQRMIDDIIVLPYANMRSIDTIRAHGHELAAVIVEPVQNRRPDLHPTEFLQALREVTRETGSILVFDEILVGFRIALGGSQEWFGVQADMVTYGKIIGGGLPLGVIAGRRDIMDRVDGGMWNYGDDSTPNENTTYTAGTFSKHPLAMTACHATLTEMLNRGGELQRDLNQRADRLMEILNEVFTNNQVPLMAVNFGSFFRFAQSGNLSFVYQPIEIDLFFYHLIEKGVYVWEGRTCFISTAHDDTDMDVIIRAVHESVAEMKAGGFWPGREGPGGGASGGPGSGATGRPSPGAKPAAASPVTSAPRAVAESKASAPMTSGHRGVDAGRSSLLGRAMRQDADSPGARAPEPARSKPPTRAMPPPIVDDSFIARRSGESTIDFSLYYFGDLAEDAQADKYSLLLDGARFADENGFQAVWLPERHFHSFGGFSPNPSVVTAALAQETQRVDLRASVLIPLQHPIRVAEEWAVLDNLSHGRVGLALASGWHANDFVLDPESWERKREVMIERLGALQHLWRANTVPFSGPNGQDVDVRIFPRPTRASLPVWLTTLGNRETWALAGRLGLGVLTNLIGQKISDIADNIRVYRQARQEAGLDPDRGHVTVLLHTLVGTDLNEVREKARGPFGRYLASSLGLFQQMVRDQGLTADFDTLTPEDRAFLLNAAYNRYVGGSALIGTVESTAAVVDQLVAAGVDELACFIDFGVEHDYVRHHLRSLVELKERYRKSAKKTQGTALTYTSTAPIVMPSVGNSAARPRATSTKATPALASSADDDDSERVALRLPLTGDQRMLWFLARMGADGQMAYAQTIVLRLTGPFDIAAMQRAYTAVIARHEALRTVFAADGESQSVLVKGLSEVPVIDLSALDPEPRARQLEGLLADEAERPFELTEALVRLAVVKHTETEHVLILTSHHLICDGVSVGILLTELAALYADARKAAELPPAPSFPEHVRWRLAQHQEAEYAREEAYWLRVIGAGLPALELPTDRCRPPAKTYDGDRVTLTLDAAFFTRLKGFSQEIRSTYFMVVLGAFAALFHRVARQDQVVVGVPFGGRGREGSETMVGYLSNVYPIVSRLELGDSVATYLDRLRATLLDAYDHQSYPFSDLVVKAMSSADPSRAPFFSVAFNWDRVDLPRLNGLTVEQLEFRPRYVDYDLMPNIMEVNGEVVISWDYNSQLFDRNTIETLANQFVIMIRALVRDAKAKVYDLPLRDEAADAAFLEAHATPRLAPPGTGDTLSALLNNAAAAHGERIAAIAGDARLTYAELGRRAHAIARSLTRQGIQRGDRVALLLEPSLELLTAIHGVLAAGAAYVPLDTRSPAPRLRELIAEAGAVAVIRVAQNNEDVVASGSVRDLPLDSLTGDDNPDTALANLPAPDDIAYVMYGSDTTGKPQGVPVRHRNVTRFLAAASERLAMDGSETLLNVSPASVDTSVPDFLLPLLGGGKVLLASTEERLTPARLISLIERHPIDFMQATPSLWRTLVDAGWGGKPGMRLCASGEMFPSSLATELLERGHSVWSGYGSTETTVWSNLQRVDRTHLARLTVPVGPALSNAAVYVVDARGRLAPEGHVGEILVGGEGVAVGSRFQPNPFGPGVVYRTGALGRYRAGGALELVERTELQVGNHKTSGPAANAQEPGRTSAPTSGQTTAQGPTATLIDIWREFLGVPNIGLDQDFFSLGGHSLSAVRMVARIREHFGVELTLGVLFEAPTIRQLARVIADKQARSTSASAPSEAGAIIVKSEPTHRHEPFELTDLQQAYWLGQSDSLSGGGLPGVAYLEHEILDLDVERFERAFQKVIERHPMLRAVIRKDGLQQVLPQTPRFRVDLVDLSGLTEEERSATLLRTELEHASRGLSADTWPTLALRVHRLDARRYRIHLGFPLLLGDLQSGRIFIRDLDLLYRDANAELPAVTVDYRDYVNTLRAARVTPAFERAETYWRNRLATLPLAPNLPRASNAQGKGSSDGGSAFERHEGLLPRASWDALKRRARAAGLTPAALVAAVYAEAIAEFSESPHFTLNLLYQNRPSWHPQIQEVVGNFSTTILLEVDNREPIAFEKRVRALQTQLWNDMEHAQVSGIQVVRELARQRGSSVASSMPVVLASSLHMSAEEVESDALFFTVVSNRLQTPHVWIDHQVMESRAGLRFHWDVRKGIFPPGLTASMFAIFNDLLAKLAKGRGWDETRPVELRPAELGARAQANASDKPIPGEMLHELFAAQVAQRPEHPAIIAGDRVISYGELRDRANRLAHRIRALGIGPNQLVAISMEKGWEQLVAALGILNAGAAYLPIDPSLPRERLHALMHHGRAALVLTQQALDNTVDWPEALPRLVVGHESETGDATPLPFIQTATDLAYVIFTSGSTGLPKGVMIDHRGAVNTVLAINRRFAVGPEDRVLAVSSLSFDLSVYDVFGLLAAGGTVVIPDAEHARDPAHWAKLVREHRVTLWNSVPQLMQLLVDREEQDHAAPIESLRVAMLSGDWIPVALPERIQSRAVQCQVVSLGGATEASIWSIIHPIDRVDPTWQSIPYGRPLDNQRFHVLDESLRPRPTWVQGELYIAGIGLAKGYLSDPDKTRERFITHPVTGERLYRTGDLGRYLPDGNIEFLGRADHQVKIQGYRIELGEIEATLEKHPRVKACVVTAHGPSRGERRLVAYVVGQEPGPGDAPAPVDIEALRKHLSASLPAYMVPGQFVLLSELPLTSNGKVDRKSLPAPDAVLAGARRAKRVAPQTPLQNTLAEIWREVLALDEVGIHDDFFAELGGHSFAAVRLLARVHAQLGRELPLSSMLEGPTIAHQADRVEQAAQEATRATHASLDWSPVVPLRKSGSETPLFLVHPVGGNVFCYRALVASIAPERPVYGLQARGFVGDQKPLNTLQEMANIYVDAVREIQPQGPYLLGGWSMGGLVALEMARVLEARGDEVNLLALIDSAVPGRKSMLSDLALLAWFMRDLLATSGRPCNLDMSGLETLDDGARLAAVLAQAKAAGAIAQDVTTEQLERLYRVFLHHSAAMDGYAPTPVRAPVVLLDAAESDERERVAPWRRLASSIKHHHIAGDHYSMMTEPHVATLAERLGMALNDRAVPKNH